From a single Natronorubrum tibetense GA33 genomic region:
- a CDS encoding asparaginase: MQPHVRIVSTGGTIASTSSGDDAGKTPSVSGDDLVDAVPEIANHAEIDVDDVCQVSGFQVTFENAGEIVDAVERAASEGAAGVVVTHGTDTMAESAYYTDVVVDAEIPVVFTGAQRPFDQLGTDGSTNLLTAVRAAAHDRFRETGGSYLAFNDSVHAARWVVKGHTSKLETFDSPSTGPIAERTPNGVRFLREPGRYSARIPGARVDPDVRVELVTNAMGVDGRQIEGALESNSSVDAIVVAGTGLGNTTGELGAALETAIDRGVPVVLTSRCYAGTTAGLYGGPGGAKTLLEAGAIRGGDLPAWKARVRAALAVSVTDDEASNPTEQVRAAFEDVDSIA; encoded by the coding sequence ATGCAGCCACACGTGAGGATCGTCAGCACTGGCGGAACGATCGCGAGCACCTCGAGCGGGGACGACGCCGGAAAGACGCCCTCGGTATCCGGTGACGACCTGGTCGACGCAGTCCCGGAAATCGCCAACCACGCCGAGATCGACGTTGACGACGTCTGTCAGGTCTCCGGATTCCAAGTGACCTTCGAGAACGCGGGGGAAATCGTCGACGCGGTCGAACGCGCCGCAAGCGAGGGCGCCGCCGGCGTCGTCGTCACCCACGGTACCGACACGATGGCCGAGTCCGCCTACTACACCGACGTCGTCGTCGACGCCGAAATCCCGGTCGTCTTTACGGGCGCACAGCGGCCGTTCGACCAGTTGGGCACGGACGGATCGACGAACCTGCTGACGGCCGTTCGAGCCGCGGCACACGACCGGTTTCGGGAGACCGGCGGGAGCTATCTCGCGTTCAACGACAGCGTCCACGCCGCTCGGTGGGTCGTCAAGGGACACACGAGCAAACTCGAGACCTTCGACTCGCCCAGTACAGGCCCGATCGCGGAACGCACGCCGAACGGGGTTCGGTTCCTGCGCGAACCGGGACGCTACTCGGCACGCATTCCGGGCGCGCGCGTCGATCCCGACGTTCGCGTCGAACTCGTGACGAACGCGATGGGCGTCGACGGCCGACAGATCGAAGGCGCACTCGAGTCGAATTCGAGCGTCGATGCGATCGTCGTCGCGGGAACCGGACTCGGAAACACGACCGGCGAACTCGGCGCGGCACTCGAGACGGCGATCGACCGCGGCGTGCCCGTCGTGCTCACCTCGCGCTGTTACGCCGGAACGACGGCCGGACTGTACGGCGGCCCCGGCGGTGCGAAGACACTGCTCGAGGCGGGCGCGATCCGGGGTGGGGATCTCCCCGCCTGGAAAGCCAGAGTCAGGGCCGCACTTGCAGTATCGGTGACTGACGACGAGGCATCGAACCCGACCGAACAGGTTCGGGCTGCGTTCGAGGACGTCGACTCGATCGCGTGA
- a CDS encoding MFS transporter, which translates to MRWRYRDTVLALCTLAFFATMVGRLVISPVVPIIIDEFAVSNSVVGVALTGMWMAYFASQFPSGILADRFGERPIILVAIGGTAVASVFLALAPVFALFVVGTVVLGGVAGLHYSVATTLLTRTYDEIGTAIGVHNSGGPAAGLIAPPIAAWIGVRYGWRPAVAIGAAMAVPVFVLFAWRVRPTEPRRPDQPMSERLQLEAVLELLSRPQIAFPICLAIAGAFVWQATASFLPTFLVEHRGQSTELAGLVFGGYFVVQAITQVGVGAASDRYGRDVATAGCMVLAAAGFALLIAVPGTVAIVAAVLLVGTGLGWGAALLPRFMDVLSETERGAGFGLIRTVYGFIGALGSVATGLLADLFGWGFAFGVLAGLLVLVFVALVANWVLSLGY; encoded by the coding sequence ATGCGCTGGCGATACCGAGACACCGTGCTGGCGCTGTGTACGCTCGCGTTCTTCGCGACGATGGTCGGCCGACTGGTGATCAGTCCCGTCGTTCCGATCATCATCGACGAGTTCGCCGTCTCGAACTCGGTGGTCGGGGTTGCCCTCACGGGGATGTGGATGGCCTACTTCGCCTCGCAGTTTCCCAGCGGGATCCTCGCCGATCGGTTCGGCGAGCGTCCCATCATCCTCGTCGCCATCGGTGGCACGGCCGTCGCGAGCGTGTTCCTCGCGCTCGCGCCGGTCTTCGCCCTCTTCGTGGTCGGCACCGTCGTCCTCGGTGGGGTCGCGGGTCTCCATTACAGCGTCGCGACGACGTTATTGACGCGCACGTACGACGAGATCGGTACCGCAATCGGCGTCCACAACAGCGGCGGTCCCGCGGCCGGGTTGATTGCCCCGCCGATCGCGGCGTGGATCGGCGTCCGGTACGGCTGGCGACCCGCCGTCGCCATCGGGGCCGCGATGGCCGTCCCGGTGTTCGTCCTCTTCGCGTGGCGCGTTCGCCCGACGGAACCACGCCGGCCCGACCAGCCGATGAGCGAACGGCTACAACTCGAGGCCGTGCTCGAACTCCTCTCGCGGCCCCAGATCGCCTTCCCGATTTGTCTGGCCATTGCGGGGGCGTTCGTCTGGCAGGCGACGGCCTCGTTCCTGCCGACGTTTCTCGTCGAACACCGCGGGCAGTCGACCGAACTCGCCGGACTGGTCTTCGGGGGCTACTTCGTGGTGCAGGCGATCACGCAGGTCGGCGTCGGCGCGGCATCGGATCGGTACGGACGCGACGTCGCCACGGCGGGCTGTATGGTCCTCGCGGCGGCCGGCTTCGCGCTCCTGATCGCCGTTCCCGGAACCGTCGCCATCGTCGCCGCTGTGCTATTGGTCGGCACCGGTCTCGGCTGGGGTGCGGCGTTGTTGCCCCGATTCATGGACGTCCTCTCGGAGACCGAACGCGGGGCGGGCTTCGGGCTGATCAGGACCGTTTACGGCTTCATCGGCGCGCTCGGTTCCGTCGCGACCGGACTCCTCGCCGACCTCTTCGGTTGGGGATTCGCTTTCGGCGTTCTCGCCGGATTGCTCGTGCTGGTGTTCGTCGCGCTCGTGGCGAACTGGGTGCTCTCGCTCGGCTACTGA
- a CDS encoding 4Fe-4S dicluster domain-containing protein gives MAIDPQFTENRDKVDEHNGHAVWGPVDEPEELGIHGTHVAVDFDLCIADGACLEDCPVDVFEWVDTPGHPESEEKADPAKEAQCIDCMLCVDVCPVDAIDVDAGRTA, from the coding sequence ATGGCCATAGACCCACAGTTTACCGAGAATCGCGACAAAGTCGACGAACACAACGGGCACGCCGTCTGGGGTCCCGTCGACGAACCGGAGGAACTCGGCATCCACGGCACCCACGTCGCGGTCGATTTCGACCTCTGTATCGCCGACGGTGCCTGTCTCGAGGACTGTCCCGTCGACGTCTTCGAGTGGGTCGACACCCCGGGCCACCCCGAGAGCGAGGAGAAGGCCGATCCCGCGAAGGAGGCCCAGTGTATCGATTGTATGCTCTGCGTAGATGTCTGTCCGGTCGATGCGATCGACGTGGACGCCGGTCGAACGGCCTGA
- a CDS encoding DUF6757 family protein: protein MNCHYCDREAAFAAESEGLKVGLCEDHFRERLQELAEADGLETLKEKVDVDRAE from the coding sequence ATGAACTGTCACTACTGTGACCGCGAGGCCGCCTTCGCTGCCGAATCCGAAGGCCTCAAGGTCGGTCTCTGTGAGGATCACTTCCGCGAGCGCCTCCAGGAACTCGCCGAAGCCGACGGTCTCGAGACGTTGAAGGAGAAAGTCGACGTCGATCGAGCCGAATAA
- a CDS encoding PHP domain-containing protein: MPYADLHVHTTRSDGGLELEDVPAAANRAGVDVVALTDHDRVQPLDGPMVEREGVTLVSGIELRVETPHGERVDLLGYGVESTGDLEGLVDRIQTNRIERGQAIVDCVETRLGVDLGLTVGDGFGRPHVARAVDDHPDVEYDYEDAFDRLIGYGDPCFVPRDVPTFEQGLAALTASCRLVSLAHPLRYRDPDAALALTADPDLEAVELHYPYGHTDLDLRLVERAIERNELLVTGGTDAHDHELGIAGLSRREYEQLALDIQ, from the coding sequence ATGCCGTACGCCGATTTACACGTCCACACGACGCGCTCGGACGGGGGCCTCGAACTCGAGGACGTACCGGCCGCCGCCAACCGAGCGGGCGTAGATGTCGTCGCACTGACGGACCACGATCGGGTGCAGCCGCTCGACGGGCCGATGGTCGAGCGCGAGGGCGTGACGCTCGTCAGCGGAATCGAACTCCGCGTCGAGACGCCCCACGGCGAGCGCGTCGACCTGCTGGGGTACGGCGTCGAGTCGACCGGCGATCTCGAGGGCCTCGTCGACCGAATCCAGACGAATCGAATCGAGCGCGGGCAGGCGATCGTCGACTGCGTCGAGACGCGACTCGGCGTCGACCTCGGTCTCACCGTCGGCGACGGGTTCGGACGGCCCCACGTCGCCCGGGCGGTCGACGACCACCCCGACGTCGAGTACGACTACGAGGACGCGTTTGATCGCCTCATCGGCTACGGCGACCCCTGTTTCGTGCCGCGAGACGTGCCCACCTTCGAGCAGGGGTTAGCGGCGCTCACCGCGTCGTGTCGGCTCGTCTCGCTGGCCCATCCGTTACGGTATCGCGACCCCGACGCCGCGCTCGCGCTGACGGCCGATCCCGACCTCGAGGCCGTCGAGTTACACTACCCCTACGGGCACACCGACCTCGATCTGCGTCTCGTCGAGCGGGCGATCGAACGTAACGAACTGCTGGTGACCGGTGGAACCGACGCACACGACCACGAACTCGGGATCGCCGGTCTCTCGCGACGAGAGTACGAGCAACTGGCGCTAGACATACAATGA
- a CDS encoding DUF5789 family protein, which produces MLLNGTGDVIDDHEYPATTEEMIEQYGDRTLELPNGSETVADVLARLESETFESPEEARFAVYGAVSDKAVGRVGYSDRDPTPVGSPYAPDAVSF; this is translated from the coding sequence ATGCTGCTCAATGGCACCGGCGACGTCATCGACGACCACGAGTATCCCGCTACGACCGAGGAAATGATCGAACAGTACGGCGATCGGACCCTCGAACTCCCAAACGGGTCTGAGACGGTCGCGGATGTACTCGCCCGCCTCGAGTCCGAAACCTTCGAGTCCCCGGAGGAGGCCCGATTCGCCGTCTACGGCGCCGTGAGCGACAAGGCCGTCGGCCGCGTCGGCTACAGCGACCGCGACCCGACGCCGGTCGGTAGCCCGTACGCGCCCGACGCCGTTTCGTTCTAA
- a CDS encoding cupredoxin domain-containing protein: MKGEYDPTDGDSTPTASVLDRRRLLQVLGAGAAVTLGTNAVAAGPTLQQDEIPPDQSGDGIHPTFGFSALAMDVDPLVDPDHVVDAMIQPREDREIPEFFFEPTGLYVEPGDTVQFRLVTPHHSVTAYHPAQGQLPRVPDDVPPFSSPVLPVNAYWLYTFEQPGVYDMHCGPHEIFGHVMRIVAGEATGPGAEPVPEPEAMAEPDGDDAEMPNDGNGPHERGENRDDDPNGRGNGPHDDGHRNGPHDDGHGNGPNGDEAEPDENDEEMPPDAEPELRPPVGAALTVLGDSALEPERIIEEEAVSWEEIDDANKQLEL, from the coding sequence ATGAAGGGAGAATACGACCCCACAGACGGCGATTCGACACCGACTGCCTCGGTACTCGATCGACGACGGCTGTTGCAAGTCCTCGGTGCGGGCGCAGCCGTGACGCTGGGAACGAACGCGGTCGCTGCCGGTCCGACACTGCAGCAAGACGAGATTCCGCCGGACCAGTCCGGTGACGGAATCCACCCCACGTTCGGCTTCTCGGCGCTCGCGATGGACGTCGATCCGCTGGTCGACCCGGACCACGTCGTCGACGCGATGATTCAACCCCGCGAAGACCGCGAGATTCCGGAGTTCTTCTTCGAGCCGACGGGGCTGTACGTCGAACCGGGCGACACCGTCCAGTTCAGACTCGTCACGCCCCACCACTCCGTGACAGCGTACCACCCCGCACAGGGACAGTTACCGCGAGTTCCGGACGACGTTCCGCCGTTTTCCTCGCCCGTGTTGCCGGTGAACGCTTACTGGCTCTACACGTTCGAGCAGCCGGGCGTGTACGACATGCACTGCGGTCCGCACGAGATTTTCGGCCACGTGATGCGGATCGTCGCGGGTGAGGCGACGGGGCCCGGTGCGGAGCCGGTTCCGGAGCCCGAGGCGATGGCCGAACCGGACGGCGACGATGCGGAGATGCCGAACGACGGCAATGGGCCCCACGAACGCGGCGAAAATCGTGACGACGACCCGAACGGCCGTGGGAACGGACCACACGACGACGGCCACAGGAACGGACCACACGACGACGGCCACGGGAACGGACCGAACGGGGACGAAGCAGAGCCCGACGAGAACGACGAGGAGATGCCACCCGACGCGGAACCCGAACTCCGACCGCCGGTCGGTGCCGCGCTGACCGTCCTCGGCGACTCGGCGCTCGAGCCCGAGCGAATCATCGAGGAGGAGGCGGTCTCTTGGGAGGAGATCGACGACGCGAACAAACAGCTCGAACTCTGA
- a CDS encoding zinc-dependent alcohol dehydrogenase family protein has protein sequence MRAAVLEEHGEPLSIEDVDAPDPAPEGAVVEVEACGVCRSDWHGWQGDWGWLDLETQPGQILGHEPAGRVVAVGDEVDSVSEGDHVAVPFNLGDGACPRCQRGHSNICENVMPLGFIEQAQGAFAEQLHVPTADHNLVELPDGVSSVDMAGLGCRFMTSFHALAHRADIGAGDWVSIHGCGGVGLSAVHIADALGANVVAVDLTDDKLEKARELGAVEGVNAADIEDVPGEVQAITDGGAQVSMDALGIATTCQNSVLSLDAHGQHIQVGLTTQDEQGMIHLPTDAMTMQEIEFIGSLGMPPTRYDEIFRMVSTGKLEPEKVVSETIGLEDVSDKLAAMTDYETVGIPVIDEF, from the coding sequence ATGCGAGCCGCAGTACTCGAGGAACACGGCGAACCGCTTTCGATCGAAGACGTCGACGCCCCAGATCCAGCTCCCGAAGGAGCAGTCGTCGAAGTCGAAGCCTGTGGCGTCTGTCGGAGCGACTGGCACGGCTGGCAGGGCGACTGGGGATGGCTCGATCTCGAGACGCAGCCGGGACAGATTCTCGGCCACGAACCCGCCGGCCGCGTCGTCGCCGTCGGCGACGAGGTCGACAGCGTCAGCGAGGGCGATCACGTCGCGGTCCCGTTCAATCTCGGCGACGGCGCCTGTCCGCGGTGTCAGCGCGGCCACTCCAATATCTGTGAGAACGTGATGCCCCTGGGGTTCATCGAGCAAGCGCAAGGGGCGTTCGCCGAACAGCTCCACGTCCCCACCGCGGACCACAATCTCGTCGAACTACCCGACGGCGTTTCGTCGGTCGACATGGCCGGGCTCGGCTGCCGGTTCATGACCTCGTTCCACGCGCTGGCACACCGTGCGGATATCGGCGCCGGGGACTGGGTCTCGATCCACGGCTGCGGCGGCGTCGGCCTCTCGGCAGTCCACATCGCCGACGCGCTCGGCGCGAACGTCGTCGCCGTCGACCTGACGGACGACAAACTCGAGAAGGCCCGCGAACTCGGGGCCGTCGAGGGCGTCAATGCCGCCGACATCGAAGACGTGCCCGGCGAAGTGCAGGCGATCACGGACGGCGGCGCGCAGGTTTCGATGGACGCCCTCGGCATCGCGACGACCTGCCAGAACTCCGTGCTCAGCCTCGACGCCCACGGCCAGCACATTCAGGTCGGCCTGACGACGCAGGACGAACAGGGGATGATCCACCTCCCCACCGACGCGATGACGATGCAGGAGATCGAGTTTATCGGCTCGCTGGGCATGCCGCCGACGCGCTACGACGAGATCTTCCGGATGGTTTCGACGGGGAAACTCGAGCCCGAAAAGGTCGTCTCGGAGACGATCGGACTCGAGGACGTCAGCGACAAACTCGCCGCGATGACCGACTACGAGACGGTCGGTATTCCGGTCATCGACGAGTTCTGA
- a CDS encoding DUF5784 family protein, translated as MARPLRFRYSPSAWSEQKVRQDILQPLRSNIGARAVPPRFEIGADWETHRFEMQNGDIALFARNDTEAYWMGNTETPSSLWRTDKFGWREVPYHVARWTQRELLATLHEEDPWLADYPHLSWYFLPVFMSKDGRESTRAFFREHAAGFPDAGRRETTRFFEDFFKTGVLDEYRHVMSGKLGTSDHVDRVRMSASMGEFIAAKILSDAGYDVVPEIEVTTGHSLDFRAKDPKTNVLVEVTRPQPPANRAASGPVAAVRDTAETKTNGQLAEHGGGAVLFVDCSSFRDDAWNAVRGEQPDVRHRPAVVYRARPNGHIEGYQKGSVPLELEDAIDLLN; from the coding sequence GTGGCACGGCCGCTTCGCTTTCGGTATTCGCCCTCGGCGTGGAGCGAACAGAAAGTCCGACAGGATATTCTGCAGCCGCTTCGATCGAACATCGGAGCGCGTGCAGTCCCACCGCGATTCGAGATCGGCGCCGACTGGGAGACGCATCGCTTCGAGATGCAAAACGGCGACATCGCCCTCTTCGCGCGAAACGATACGGAGGCCTACTGGATGGGCAACACCGAAACGCCCTCCTCGCTGTGGCGGACCGACAAGTTCGGCTGGCGGGAGGTTCCCTATCACGTCGCCCGATGGACCCAGCGCGAACTGCTCGCGACGCTCCACGAGGAGGACCCGTGGCTCGCTGACTACCCGCATCTCTCGTGGTACTTTCTGCCCGTCTTTATGTCGAAGGATGGTCGCGAGTCGACGCGGGCCTTCTTCCGCGAACACGCCGCCGGCTTCCCCGACGCCGGACGACGCGAGACGACGCGTTTCTTCGAGGACTTCTTCAAGACCGGCGTGCTCGACGAGTACCGACACGTCATGTCCGGCAAGTTGGGGACCAGCGATCACGTGGATCGCGTCCGCATGAGCGCCTCGATGGGCGAGTTCATCGCCGCGAAGATCCTCAGCGACGCCGGCTACGACGTCGTCCCTGAGATCGAAGTCACGACCGGGCACTCGCTGGATTTCCGGGCGAAAGACCCGAAGACCAACGTCCTCGTCGAGGTAACCCGACCGCAGCCGCCGGCGAACCGGGCTGCCTCGGGTCCCGTCGCCGCCGTTCGCGACACCGCCGAGACCAAGACCAACGGCCAACTCGCCGAACACGGCGGTGGCGCCGTCCTCTTCGTCGACTGCTCGAGTTTCCGCGACGACGCCTGGAACGCCGTTCGCGGCGAGCAACCTGACGTCCGTCACCGTCCCGCCGTCGTCTATCGCGCCCGTCCGAACGGGCACATCGAAGGCTACCAGAAGGGATCGGTCCCGCTCGAACTCGAGGACGCGATCGACCTGTTGAACTGA
- a CDS encoding DUF5786 family protein: MSMGAYDEDEHERREQQASKVDTDFDDERTIYHGKVEYDSGESAEELLDQFERMKSD, translated from the coding sequence ATGTCAATGGGTGCCTATGACGAAGATGAGCACGAGCGCCGCGAGCAGCAAGCCTCGAAGGTCGACACCGATTTCGACGACGAGCGGACGATCTATCACGGCAAAGTCGAGTACGATTCCGGCGAGTCGGCCGAGGAACTGCTCGATCAGTTCGAACGGATGAAGTCGGACTGA
- a CDS encoding YkgJ family cysteine cluster protein, with product MEVNCEGCAGCCLNWRPFHDAETDGTARRHRRARLDTDGDADAVGSRAPLDDDTNFVALTRDEVRGFLEAGMAPALTPRFWRARDAGESVEIDGYSVAAVAGRPVFFVGLRKPPKPVDPFDREEPAWLPACVFLDPETLQCRIHGDEQFPDECGSYPAHNLALEQETECERVEAAFEGQRLIEDDAPAALDGLLLGTQALGAKLFAHPRPETLEGVIDRTATGELTSEDRAECLAVAAASSPGTLVTSDYHYEWGKARALETASADGNPAEESGDKRSSADGSDDKRSSADEVDESRAESWVGPAIREWERRRRDADGTVPSPAVAADVETTRGAPETPGWDALE from the coding sequence ATGGAGGTGAACTGCGAGGGCTGTGCCGGCTGCTGTCTGAACTGGCGGCCGTTTCACGACGCCGAGACGGACGGGACAGCCCGTCGACACCGACGCGCACGACTCGATACCGACGGCGACGCCGACGCCGTGGGGAGTCGAGCCCCCCTCGACGACGACACGAACTTCGTCGCGTTGACTCGGGACGAGGTCCGCGGGTTTCTCGAGGCGGGAATGGCCCCCGCGCTGACGCCGCGATTCTGGCGCGCTCGAGACGCGGGCGAGAGCGTCGAGATCGACGGTTACAGCGTCGCCGCCGTCGCCGGTCGCCCGGTCTTTTTCGTCGGCCTTCGAAAACCGCCGAAGCCGGTCGATCCCTTCGACCGCGAGGAGCCCGCGTGGCTCCCGGCCTGTGTCTTCCTCGACCCGGAAACGCTGCAGTGTCGCATCCACGGCGACGAGCAGTTCCCCGACGAGTGTGGTTCCTATCCGGCGCACAACCTCGCGCTCGAGCAGGAGACCGAATGCGAGCGCGTCGAAGCCGCGTTCGAGGGCCAGCGCCTGATCGAGGATGACGCACCCGCGGCCCTCGACGGACTGCTGCTCGGCACGCAGGCCCTCGGCGCGAAGCTCTTCGCCCACCCCCGACCCGAGACGCTCGAGGGCGTCATCGATCGAACGGCCACCGGAGAACTGACGAGCGAGGACCGCGCGGAGTGTCTCGCCGTCGCCGCGGCCTCGAGCCCCGGCACGCTCGTGACCTCCGATTATCACTACGAGTGGGGAAAAGCGCGAGCGCTCGAGACAGCAAGTGCTGACGGCAATCCCGCAGAAGAATCCGGCGACAAGCGCAGTTCGGCCGACGGCTCCGACGACAAGCGCAGTTCGGCCGACGAAGTCGACGAGAGCCGCGCCGAATCGTGGGTCGGTCCGGCGATCCGAGAGTGGGAACGGCGACGTCGAGACGCGGACGGAACGGTTCCCTCACCGGCAGTTGCCGCCGACGTCGAAACAACTCGCGGAGCACCGGAGACGCCGGGCTGGGACGCACTCGAGTGA
- a CDS encoding DUF7561 family protein: MARDSCDGCGRTVTVAGGIANLWTFGDGGEGTAMTLELADGTAHLLCYPCIEVIPDEPTAEDVDRLEQVDEETSRLRAA, from the coding sequence ATGGCACGGGACTCCTGTGACGGCTGCGGCCGCACGGTCACGGTCGCCGGCGGCATCGCCAACCTCTGGACGTTCGGCGACGGTGGCGAGGGGACGGCGATGACACTCGAGCTCGCGGACGGAACGGCACACCTGCTCTGTTACCCCTGTATCGAGGTGATCCCCGACGAGCCGACCGCCGAAGACGTCGACCGACTCGAGCAGGTCGACGAGGAGACCTCGCGGCTTCGCGCCGCGTAG
- a CDS encoding helicase C-terminal domain-containing protein: MNPERIFEEFPAPSYRGTQEQALRDIRDAFEAGNDVVLVRAPTGSGKSLLARAVAGCARKIDDADPSDATGAYYTTPQVSQLDDVAADDLLSDLNVIRGKSNYSCILPDERNTPVNQAPCVRERGYDCSVKHRCPYFSDRAIASNRDIAAMTLAYFMQTAGSEVFRTRDVVVIDEAHGLAQWAEMYATIQLGPRTVPFWDDLRVPEIDSLDRAVRYAENLAQICGRRKDDLLAQDSLSLSEVRERDRLQELIGELDWFVSDYRDPESPTTWLVDQSEPSSARVESRADGDEPAGGPLTIKPMSPEKYLKHTVWDRGNKFALLSATILNKDAFCRQVGLNPENVALVDVEHTFPVENRPLYDVTQGKMTYEHRSETTPKIARTIVRLMQHHPDEKGLVHAHSYDIQERLADMLSDFGVGDRVRTHDRDGRDAALDAWKASDDPDVFLSVKMEEALDLKGDLCRWQVLCKAPFLNTGDSRVAHRLEEGQWAWYYRTALRTIIQGCGRVVRAPDDYGATYLADSSLLDLFERARTDMPDWFEEQVDRLSEPDLPEFQPQAALADSDGAGGGNTTSKTSENGTSTADERSRNRSRSRRSGRSSSGSSPLADVWDTDG; encoded by the coding sequence GTGAATCCCGAGCGGATCTTCGAGGAGTTCCCCGCGCCGAGCTACCGCGGGACTCAGGAGCAAGCCCTCCGAGACATTCGCGACGCGTTTGAGGCCGGCAACGACGTCGTGTTGGTGCGTGCGCCGACGGGCAGCGGCAAGTCCCTGCTCGCGCGAGCCGTCGCCGGCTGTGCCCGAAAGATCGACGACGCCGACCCCAGCGACGCGACGGGGGCCTACTACACGACGCCGCAGGTCTCGCAGTTAGACGACGTCGCGGCCGACGATCTGTTGTCGGACCTGAACGTCATCCGCGGGAAATCGAACTACAGCTGTATTCTCCCGGACGAACGCAACACGCCGGTCAATCAGGCCCCCTGTGTCCGCGAGCGGGGCTACGACTGCTCCGTCAAACATCGTTGCCCGTACTTTTCCGACCGAGCGATCGCTTCGAACCGGGATATCGCGGCGATGACGCTCGCCTATTTCATGCAAACCGCCGGCAGCGAAGTGTTCCGTACGCGTGACGTCGTGGTCATCGACGAGGCCCACGGGCTCGCCCAGTGGGCCGAGATGTACGCGACTATCCAACTGGGACCGCGGACCGTCCCGTTCTGGGACGATCTCCGCGTCCCCGAGATCGACTCCCTCGACCGTGCGGTGCGCTATGCGGAGAACCTTGCACAGATCTGCGGCCGCCGGAAAGACGATCTGCTGGCCCAGGACTCGCTGTCGCTCTCGGAGGTGCGCGAACGCGACCGCCTCCAGGAACTCATCGGCGAACTCGACTGGTTCGTCTCGGACTACCGCGACCCGGAGAGTCCGACGACGTGGCTGGTCGATCAGTCCGAGCCCTCGAGCGCCCGCGTCGAGAGCCGCGCCGACGGCGACGAACCCGCGGGCGGCCCCCTCACGATCAAGCCGATGAGTCCCGAGAAGTACCTCAAACACACGGTCTGGGACCGCGGCAACAAGTTCGCGCTGCTGTCGGCGACGATTTTGAACAAGGACGCCTTTTGCCGGCAGGTCGGGCTGAATCCGGAGAACGTCGCACTGGTCGACGTCGAGCACACGTTCCCGGTCGAAAACCGGCCGCTGTACGACGTTACCCAGGGGAAGATGACCTACGAGCACCGATCGGAGACGACGCCGAAGATCGCCCGCACGATCGTTCGGCTCATGCAACACCATCCCGACGAGAAGGGGCTGGTTCACGCCCACTCCTACGACATTCAGGAGCGACTCGCGGACATGCTCTCCGACTTCGGCGTCGGCGATCGCGTCCGGACCCACGACCGCGACGGTCGCGACGCCGCCCTCGACGCCTGGAAGGCCAGCGACGATCCCGACGTCTTCCTCTCGGTGAAGATGGAGGAAGCGCTCGACCTCAAAGGCGACCTCTGTCGGTGGCAGGTCCTCTGTAAGGCACCCTTCCTCAACACGGGCGACTCCCGGGTCGCCCACCGACTCGAGGAGGGCCAGTGGGCTTGGTACTACCGCACCGCCTTGCGAACCATTATCCAGGGCTGTGGTCGCGTCGTCCGCGCGCCCGACGACTACGGCGCGACGTATCTGGCGGACTCGAGCCTGCTCGACCTCTTCGAGCGCGCACGCACGGACATGCCCGACTGGTTCGAAGAACAGGTCGATCGGCTGTCGGAACCCGATCTACCCGAGTTCCAGCCGCAGGCGGCGCTCGCCGACAGCGATGGTGCTGGCGGGGGTAACACAACGTCGAAAACGAGCGAGAACGGCACGTCGACGGCGGACGAACGCTCGCGGAACCGCTCGCGTTCCAGACGGTCGGGACGGTCGTCGTCCGGCTCGAGTCCGCTGGCCGATGTCTGGGATACGGACGGGTGA